The Sandaracinus amylolyticus genomic interval ATCGCGACCGACTGCCCGACGTGCTCCCACGTGCGCTCGGGATCGCTGGCGAGGCGCGCTTCCTGGACCCACGTCGCCGGTCCGCTGCGCACGAAGACGAACGCCGCGCCGACGTTCTCGCGGAGATAACCTTCGTCGTCGCGCGTGAACCCGTCGTCGTAGGGCGCGCCCACGACGATGCGCGTTCCATCGGTCGCGACCGACGTGCCGAACGAGTCGTTGCTCGACGCCGTGTCCCACTGGAGCGTCGCCTCCGGGGCCCACGTCGTGCCGGTGCGCACGTACGTGTACGCGCCGCCGCCGCCGGTGAAGAAGCTCTGGTCGTTGTACGCACCGACGACCAGCAGATCGCCGACGATCGCGACCGAGGAGCCGAAGCGCTCGCCGTAGGTCGTGGGCGCCGGGTTCACGATGCGCTGCTCGTGCGCCCACGTGCCCGCGCCGTTGCGGCGGAACACGTCGACCGCGCCGGCGTACTCGTACATCGGATGATCGTCGTTGGGCGACGCGATCACGATCGTGTCGCCCGAGATCGCGACGGCGCGCCCCGCCTCGTCTTCCGCGCTGAGCAGGGGCGGCGTGAGGATCGTGCGCTGCAGCCACGCGCCCGCCGCGTCGCGCTCGAACACGTACGCCGCGCCACGGCCCATGCGGTACGGCGCGCCGACGACCATCACGTCGCCGTCGATCGCCACGCTGCGGCCGAGCTCGTCCTCGGGCATCGCATCGCTCGCGGTGAGCACGCCGCGCGGCGCGGCGATCACCGGATCGATCACGATCGGCAGCGTCGCGCCCGCATCGTCGATCAGGAGGCGCACGCCGCGATCCTCGCGCTCCATCCGCGCGACGAGCTCGACGCCGCGCGCGTCCCAGGCGCGCAGCCCTTCGTACACGAGCGACTCGCGGCCCGCGCCGTCGCGCACGCGCGCGCCACGATCGTGCACGTCGAGCGCGCTCGCTCCGTCGAGCGCGACGATCACCTCCAGCGCGCCCTCGCCCTCCGGCACCTCGTGCACCGCGATCGCGTGCTCGATGCCCGGCGCGCCGTGCACGAAGAGCTCGTCGGCAGCGCCCCGCCGCGCGTGGATGCGCGCCCCCTCGACCGCGACCAGCGCGACGGGATCGAGCGCGACGCGCGCAGCGCCGCGCGCGATCTCCACGACCCCGACCGACACCGCGACATCACCCCAGCGCACCGCGAGGCGATCGCCCGACCAGGTCGCGTGCGCGCCCTCGCGGTCGAAGCGCCACGACGAGCCGATCGTGCGCGCGGCGAAGCGTGGCTCGGGCGACACGAACGCGGCCGCGAGGTGCGCCTCGATGACGTCGAGCGCGTCGAGGCTTCGCATCGCCGCGCCATCTCCGGTGCTGCACGCGCCGGCCGCCAGCACCACGAGCACTGCCACCGCGGCGCTCGCACGCCCCCCGGCGACGACGCCCCTGACTCCCCCTCGGCTCGCGAACATCGAACGTCTCCCTCGCGCGCTCGCGCGGCTTGGCCACCGACCGCGCGCGCGAGTATAGAGGTCTCTCGCTCGCATGCGATCCGCGCGCCGCTCTTCGTCCCGATCCGTGCTGGCCGCGTCGCTGATCGCGCTCGTCGCGAGCGCCTGCCACTCGCCGGTCACGCAGCTGATCGTGGTGGTCGAGTCCGATCTCGACGCGTCGCGGATCGCCCGCGTTCGCCTGGAGATCGACGACGAACGGCGCGACGTGGACGTCACCGCCGCGGGCCTGCCCTTCTCGTTCGGGGTGCGCGCGCGCGACGAGCATGCTGACCAATCGGTCACGATTGCCGCGGCGGCGCTCGACGACGCCGACGCGATCGTGGTCGGCGCGCGCGCGATCGTGCCCTTCGTCCGCGGCGAGACGCGCCGCGTCGTGGTGCGCCTCGAAGCGTCGTGCGTCGGGCGCGCGTGCGGCGATGCGATGACGTGCCGCGCCGGCACGTGCGTGGCGCTGGCGATCCCGGTCGCGGAGCTCGATCGCGTCGCGCCCGGCGACGAGCTCGACGACCTGCCGCCCTTCCCCGACGCCGGTGTCGACGCCGGTCCGACGTGCACACCGGCGTGCACGCACGACGAGACGTGCACGCACGAGGGCTGTCGATGCGGCGAGCGCGCGACGTGCGGCGAGGCCGCGCTCTGCGATCGCGGCGAGTGCGCGCCCTGGCCGCGGAGCTGTGACGCGATCGGGCGCGGTCGCGGGTGCGAGCTCGTGGCGATGCCCGGCGGCACGTTCGCGATGGGCGACGAAGAAGCGGCGTCGTCGGGCGGCACCGGTGCGTTCCCGGTGCAGCCCGGCGTCCGCGTGAGCCCGTTCGTGATCGATGCGTACGAGGTCACCGTCGCGCGCTTCCGCGCGTTCTGGGACGCGGGACATCCCGCTCCGAGCGCCCCGGTCGCGTACCCCGGCGGCCGCAGCCTCGCGCTCGACGGTCCCGTGGTCGATCCCCTGGATCGCGACTTCGAGCCGCAGTGCAACTGGTCGGCGACGCCGGGCGCGCTCGAGGCGCATCCGATGAACTGCGTGACGTGGTCGACCGCGCTCGCGTTCTGCGCGTGGGACGGCGGACGCTTGCCCACCGAGGCGGAGTGGGAATTCGCGGCGCGTGGGCACGCGCTCGGCGGGCTCGCACCCGGTCGCGACTTCGCGTGGGGCGACGAGCCGCCGGACGGCGCGGCCGGCGGCCGCTGCGATCGCGCGCAGGCGTTCGAGTGCGCCGGCGACGACGACGCGTGGACGCGCGAGGTCGGCGCGTTCGCGCCCGTCGCGGGTGTGTTCGATCAGATCGGCAACGTCACCGAGTTCACCGCGGATCACTACGACTTCTACGGCGTCGGCGAGGGCGGCTGCTGGCGCGGCACGATGCCGCTCGATCCGCTGTGCCGCCGCACCGGCGAGGATCTCGAGGTCACGGTGCGCGGCGGTGGGTATCCGGCGCTGTTCGTCAGCTCGCTGATGGGCGCGGCGCGCGGCGCGCTCGAGAGCGACGGCGCGTACCCCGCGATCGGCTTCCGCTGCGTGCGCTGATCAGCGCGCGCCGACGACGAGCTGAAGTCGCTCGCGCGCGACGCCGAGCCGCGCGCGGAGGCCCCAGCCGAACGCGACGCGATCATCCTCGATCCCGTCGCCGAAGAGCACGCCGCCTTCGTTCATCTCGCTCGTGATCTCGAGGCGCGCCGAGCCCTCGACGAGCCCTTCCGTGATCGACGTTCCCGTCGCGGGGCTGGGCCACGCCTCGCGCACGAAGAACGCGAGGCACGCCTCGGTCGGCGCCGGCAGCGCGAGCTTCGTCGCGCGCTCGCGCGCGATCGATCGTGCCCACCCGGTCGAGCCCGTGCCGGTCGCGACGATCAGCCCCGAGCTCGAGTGACGCTCCGTCGCGCGCTCGCGCACGATGCGGTAGCGCGCGGACTGGTGCGTGCGGTGTCCGACGTAGATCTCGTTGAGCGCGAGCAGGCGCTGACCATCGTCGAGGCGCGCCTCGACCATCGTGCGCGCCTCGATCACCGCGCGCTGCTCGACCGTGCGCCGCAGCACGAGCTCGAGCGCGTCCACCTCGTGCCGCACGAGCACGCCCGCGACGCGCGCCGGCTCGGGGTTCACGCCGATCACGCGCTGCCCGTCGAGGTACTTCGCGACGTTCGGCACGAGCCCGTCCTGCCCCACCGCGACGACGAGATCCTCGGGCTCCCACACGAACCGCGAGAGCTCGGCCCGCGGAACGCGAGCGCGCCGCCAGCGCAGCGGGATCTGCTGCGACACGCGCGTCAGCACCTGCTCGAGCGCGCGGTGGCGCGCCTCGACCTCGTCGATCTTCTGATCGCGCTGCTCGAGGAAGAAGCGCGCCTGCTCGCGCGTGCCGTGACGCGCCATCAGCTCCTCGAAGTCGGTGGGCCGCGTGACCACGACCACCCGCGGGGTGCTGCCCATG includes:
- a CDS encoding formylglycine-generating enzyme family protein, encoding MLAASLIALVASACHSPVTQLIVVVESDLDASRIARVRLEIDDERRDVDVTAAGLPFSFGVRARDEHADQSVTIAAAALDDADAIVVGARAIVPFVRGETRRVVVRLEASCVGRACGDAMTCRAGTCVALAIPVAELDRVAPGDELDDLPPFPDAGVDAGPTCTPACTHDETCTHEGCRCGERATCGEAALCDRGECAPWPRSCDAIGRGRGCELVAMPGGTFAMGDEEAASSGGTGAFPVQPGVRVSPFVIDAYEVTVARFRAFWDAGHPAPSAPVAYPGGRSLALDGPVVDPLDRDFEPQCNWSATPGALEAHPMNCVTWSTALAFCAWDGGRLPTEAEWEFAARGHALGGLAPGRDFAWGDEPPDGAAGGRCDRAQAFECAGDDDAWTREVGAFAPVAGVFDQIGNVTEFTADHYDFYGVGEGGCWRGTMPLDPLCRRTGEDLEVTVRGGGYPALFVSSLMGAARGALESDGAYPAIGFRCVR
- a CDS encoding NAD(+)/NADH kinase, whose protein sequence is MGSTPRVVVVTRPTDFEELMARHGTREQARFFLEQRDQKIDEVEARHRALEQVLTRVSQQIPLRWRRARVPRAELSRFVWEPEDLVVAVGQDGLVPNVAKYLDGQRVIGVNPEPARVAGVLVRHEVDALELVLRRTVEQRAVIEARTMVEARLDDGQRLLALNEIYVGHRTHQSARYRIVRERATERHSSSGLIVATGTGSTGWARSIARERATKLALPAPTEACLAFFVREAWPSPATGTSITEGLVEGSARLEITSEMNEGGVLFGDGIEDDRVAFGWGLRARLGVARERLQLVVGAR